One genomic segment of Desulfocapsa sulfexigens DSM 10523 includes these proteins:
- the tsaB gene encoding tRNA (adenosine(37)-N6)-threonylcarbamoyltransferase complex dimerization subunit type 1 TsaB, with protein MSSDGPLILAVDTATSCSSVALTRGDIHDGELLAMLTLNSKITHSRRLLTAIDWLLHENGVDTNAIDGLAVGLGPGSFTGLRIAMATVKGMAMAMKKPLLGCSTLDALALNCSGDKPLCVVLDARKKELYRRWYRKDALGVFRSQGTIQALAPMELIAEVTKPVLMVGDGLLSYGEFLRESLGDDMTMAPLSLHYPSAAATGFLCCEKLTQNEVMDLDSAVPLYVRASDAELSLVKKEAQGK; from the coding sequence GTGAGCAGTGATGGCCCTCTTATTCTTGCCGTTGATACGGCAACATCATGCAGTTCTGTAGCGCTGACCAGAGGAGATATCCACGATGGTGAGTTGCTGGCAATGCTCACCCTCAACAGTAAGATAACCCATTCCAGACGTTTACTGACTGCGATAGACTGGCTCCTTCATGAAAACGGAGTCGACACCAATGCGATTGATGGCCTGGCGGTCGGTCTTGGGCCCGGATCATTTACCGGATTACGCATTGCAATGGCAACTGTAAAAGGGATGGCCATGGCCATGAAAAAACCCTTGCTTGGATGTTCTACCCTTGATGCATTGGCCCTGAACTGTTCCGGCGATAAGCCGCTCTGTGTTGTATTGGATGCGAGAAAAAAAGAACTTTACCGGCGGTGGTATAGAAAAGATGCTCTGGGCGTTTTTCGTTCCCAGGGAACCATTCAGGCACTTGCTCCCATGGAGCTTATAGCGGAAGTTACGAAACCAGTTTTGATGGTTGGTGACGGCCTTTTGAGTTATGGAGAGTTTTTACGGGAAAGTCTCGGGGATGATATGACCATGGCACCTCTTTCACTGCACTATCCGTCAGCGGCGGCAACGGGATTTCTTTGCTGTGAAAAGTTGACTCAGAACGAAGTGATGGACCTGGATTCTGCTGTTCCTCTGTACGTTCGGGCATCCGATGCAGAACTCAGCCTGGTGAAGAAAGAGGCACAGGGAAAATGA
- the ispG gene encoding flavodoxin-dependent (E)-4-hydroxy-3-methylbut-2-enyl-diphosphate synthase, whose amino-acid sequence MIVRRETRKIHVGGVPIGGGSPIAVQSMTNTDTRDIEATVTQIERLQDAGCEIVRVAVLNQDAATAIRSIRDKIAIPLIADIHFDHRLAVAAMENGAQGIRINPGNLGGPEKLARVVAAAKNHKVPIRVGVNSGSIEKDLLKEFGYPCAEKPDALIESAMRNVRLLEEQGFEEIKISIKSSDTLTAISGYQQLSKLTDYPLHLGVTEAGGLIAGTVKSSVALGILLYQGIGDTFRISLTRDPVEEIRVCFELLRSLKIRERGPELISCPTCGRTQIDLFSIAEEVERYVQTMTKQIKVAVMGCVVNGPGEAKEADIGLAGGNGVGIIFKKGVLYKKVKEEDLLETFLAELKKIEGL is encoded by the coding sequence ATGATAGTGAGAAGAGAGACTCGGAAAATTCACGTTGGTGGTGTTCCTATTGGTGGTGGCAGTCCCATTGCGGTGCAGTCCATGACGAATACCGATACCAGGGACATAGAAGCAACTGTTACCCAGATAGAACGACTCCAGGATGCAGGATGCGAAATAGTCCGGGTTGCCGTATTGAATCAGGATGCAGCCACGGCAATTCGCTCCATCAGGGACAAAATCGCTATACCATTGATTGCGGATATTCACTTTGATCACAGGCTGGCAGTGGCTGCCATGGAAAATGGTGCTCAAGGGATTCGTATTAATCCTGGGAATCTTGGAGGTCCGGAAAAACTTGCCCGGGTTGTTGCTGCAGCAAAAAACCACAAGGTTCCCATTCGCGTTGGTGTGAACTCCGGTTCTATTGAAAAGGATCTTTTGAAAGAATTTGGTTATCCCTGTGCTGAAAAACCCGATGCTCTTATAGAAAGTGCCATGCGTAATGTCCGTCTTTTGGAGGAACAGGGATTTGAAGAGATAAAGATTTCCATAAAGTCCTCGGATACCTTAACAGCCATCAGCGGCTATCAGCAGTTGTCAAAACTTACTGATTATCCGCTCCACCTTGGAGTCACCGAGGCGGGCGGATTGATTGCAGGAACTGTCAAATCAAGTGTTGCGCTGGGGATACTGCTCTATCAGGGAATAGGGGATACCTTTCGTATTTCACTTACCCGGGATCCGGTTGAAGAGATTCGGGTCTGCTTTGAACTTCTTCGCTCATTGAAGATCAGGGAGCGTGGTCCGGAGTTAATCTCCTGTCCGACCTGTGGCAGAACCCAGATTGATCTTTTTTCCATTGCAGAAGAAGTGGAACGCTATGTCCAGACTATGACAAAGCAGATCAAAGTTGCTGTTATGGGATGTGTGGTTAACGGCCCAGGAGAGGCCAAAGAGGCTGATATCGGTCTTGCTGGTGGTAATGGTGTAGGCATTATCTTCAAAAAAGGCGTGTTGTATAAAAAAGTTAAAGAAGAAGATCTGCTGGAGACTTTTCTGGCGGAATTGAAAAAAATAGAAGGTTTATAG
- a CDS encoding proline--tRNA ligase: protein MRFSKSLIPTLKETPAEAEVVSHRLLLRAGFIRKLTAGIYTYLPLGLAAIRKVEQIVREEMTRAGAQELLMPMVQPADLWHETGRYKKYGPELLRFVDRHDRESCLGPTHEEVITDLARREIRSYRDLPMNLYQIQTKFRDEIRPRFGLMRGREFIMKDAYSFDVDDSTAEESYQCMYDAYKRIFTRCGLEYRPVEADSGTIGGSFSHEFMVLADTGEDTLVICSGCDYAANSEKAVVAAPGRDESPMLPLEKMETPGKRKVSAVCEFMGISPKELVKTMVYKAGEEAVAVLVRGDREVQEVKLKNFLGVVDVEMLDDKDVFAATGVPTGYLGPVGIKVKLLVDNEVAAMCNFVVGANEKNHHLKNVNMGRDFEPFGVADLRQITVDDPCPVCGGVLTMKEGIEVGHVFKLGTGYSKAMNAVFQDSDGQDKPMVMGCYGIGVSRIVAAAIEQNHDENGMIFPMPLAPMQVIVLNLGLKNEQITGAAEALYRDLEEKGIDVLLDDRDERPGSKFKDADLLGIPLRLTVGKRLTQDGVIELRSRRDGKVEELAPQQVVARVRELIEAAMING, encoded by the coding sequence ATGAGATTTTCCAAATCACTGATTCCCACACTTAAAGAGACCCCTGCAGAGGCAGAGGTTGTCAGTCATCGCCTCCTGTTGCGAGCTGGTTTTATACGAAAACTCACAGCAGGTATTTACACCTACCTTCCCCTTGGCCTTGCTGCCATTAGAAAGGTAGAGCAAATTGTACGAGAAGAGATGACACGGGCAGGGGCTCAGGAACTTCTCATGCCCATGGTTCAGCCGGCAGACCTTTGGCACGAAACGGGTCGCTATAAGAAATACGGGCCCGAATTGCTTCGTTTTGTCGACAGGCATGATCGTGAATCCTGTCTTGGTCCAACCCACGAAGAAGTTATCACTGATCTGGCGCGGCGTGAAATCCGATCTTATCGTGACCTTCCCATGAATCTGTACCAGATACAGACAAAATTCAGGGATGAGATCAGACCTCGATTTGGGCTGATGCGTGGTCGTGAATTCATTATGAAAGATGCATATTCCTTTGATGTTGATGATAGTACGGCAGAGGAATCCTATCAGTGCATGTATGATGCCTATAAAAGGATATTTACGCGTTGTGGACTGGAGTATCGCCCCGTCGAAGCAGATTCAGGAACCATCGGAGGGAGTTTCTCCCATGAGTTTATGGTCCTGGCTGACACCGGTGAGGACACCCTGGTGATCTGTTCCGGTTGTGACTATGCTGCTAACAGTGAAAAAGCCGTAGTTGCAGCACCTGGAAGAGACGAAAGTCCCATGCTCCCTCTGGAGAAAATGGAAACGCCCGGTAAGCGAAAAGTTTCCGCGGTGTGCGAATTCATGGGGATTTCTCCCAAAGAACTTGTCAAAACCATGGTGTATAAGGCAGGTGAGGAAGCCGTTGCGGTACTTGTCCGTGGAGATCGTGAGGTGCAGGAGGTGAAACTCAAGAACTTTCTTGGTGTTGTCGATGTTGAGATGCTTGATGATAAAGATGTCTTCGCTGCAACCGGTGTTCCAACAGGATATCTTGGTCCTGTCGGCATCAAGGTAAAGCTTCTGGTTGATAATGAGGTTGCGGCCATGTGCAATTTTGTGGTTGGTGCCAATGAAAAGAATCATCACCTGAAAAATGTGAACATGGGAAGGGATTTTGAGCCATTTGGCGTGGCTGATTTACGTCAGATCACCGTTGACGATCCGTGTCCCGTATGTGGTGGCGTCCTCACCATGAAAGAGGGCATAGAAGTCGGCCATGTATTTAAGCTGGGTACCGGATATTCCAAGGCTATGAACGCAGTTTTTCAGGACAGTGACGGCCAGGATAAACCCATGGTTATGGGATGCTATGGTATTGGCGTGAGTCGAATCGTGGCGGCTGCCATTGAGCAGAATCATGACGAAAATGGAATGATTTTTCCCATGCCTCTTGCTCCCATGCAGGTGATCGTTTTGAATCTCGGTTTGAAGAATGAGCAGATCACCGGGGCTGCAGAGGCACTGTATAGGGATCTGGAGGAAAAAGGAATTGATGTTCTCCTGGATGATCGGGACGAACGTCCGGGATCAAAATTCAAGGATGCTGATCTGCTTGGCATTCCACTACGTCTCACCGTAGGAAAACGTCTCACGCAGGATGGAGTCATTGAACTTCGATCCCGTAGAGATGGTAAGGTCGAAGAACTTGCACCGCAACAGGTGGTTGCAAGGGTACGTGAGTTAATAGAAGCAGCAATGATCAATGGTTGA
- a CDS encoding RelA/SpoT family protein, whose product MVDSEKNDFMVSQDGLKILTRTYLNGMDLSPIDKAWDLVVATHSDKQHFSGTPYLDHTLHVASTLASMHLDLDTIVAGLLHGVLKEGVELDELRKQFGENVAIIVDGCTRITNVHYNSKLTHQADNVRKMLLAIATDVRVLLVKLADRLQDMCLLDTVPLERQQEIARETKDLYAPLASRLGIDWMKRELEDLAFQYLHPSEYLDLVTNLESSLEERQRYVDEVISIFHEKLAASNIEPTRIIGRPKHLYSIYKKLVAQKIPLERVYDKVAFRIIVDSIKDCYEALGVIHANWSPVPGRIKDFISVPKSNNYQSMHTTVIGPRDHFIEIQIRTEEMDRIAMEGVAAHWAYKEGQNASASDTRLFTELKSLVKTLQEVDDPREFLESVHGELDTPEVYALTPAGEVKELPTDSSPIDFAYAIHTEVGDHCIGAKVNGKLVPLKYMIQNGDIIEIVTSKNQRPRRGWLELVKTSRARSRVRSWLRREDREKALNLGREICEKELKNYDTTLKKMVKSGHVKLLLRDLHCNSLEDMLAKVGSGTITIPHLIKTLQPPEIRREEEERRLSESGHVGDTQTAVSPERKKLIPGSAIHIDGIDDMMIKISRCCNPVPGDPIIGFITNGRGISVHKAECANLLATDSQRWMDVEWSSHQDSGHRVEIQVSAENSKGIFAAISSVISADDADIVEITAKTTPADTADLHIAVEVEGLEHLQRVLQHLRQIEQVITARRV is encoded by the coding sequence ATGGTTGACAGCGAGAAAAATGATTTTATGGTGAGTCAGGATGGTCTGAAGATTCTGACCAGGACCTATCTTAATGGGATGGATCTCAGTCCCATTGATAAAGCTTGGGATCTTGTTGTCGCCACCCATTCTGATAAACAGCATTTCTCAGGGACCCCCTATCTGGATCATACCCTGCACGTTGCTTCCACCCTGGCCTCCATGCATCTGGATCTTGATACCATTGTGGCAGGCCTGCTCCATGGTGTCTTAAAAGAGGGTGTGGAGCTCGATGAGTTGCGAAAGCAGTTTGGTGAGAATGTGGCCATCATTGTTGATGGCTGTACTCGTATCACCAATGTTCACTATAATTCCAAACTGACTCACCAGGCCGACAATGTCAGAAAAATGCTCCTGGCAATTGCAACTGATGTCAGGGTATTGCTCGTCAAACTTGCCGATAGACTCCAGGATATGTGTCTGCTTGATACGGTACCGTTAGAACGTCAGCAGGAGATAGCACGGGAAACCAAGGATCTGTACGCTCCACTTGCCTCTCGTCTAGGCATTGACTGGATGAAGCGGGAACTGGAGGATCTGGCATTTCAATATCTGCATCCCAGTGAATATCTTGACCTGGTCACGAATCTGGAAAGTTCTCTTGAGGAACGGCAGAGGTATGTGGACGAGGTTATCTCGATTTTCCATGAAAAACTTGCTGCAAGTAATATAGAACCCACCCGTATAATTGGTCGTCCCAAGCATCTTTACTCCATCTATAAAAAACTGGTTGCCCAGAAAATCCCGTTGGAACGCGTCTATGACAAGGTAGCCTTTCGTATTATTGTGGACAGTATCAAAGACTGTTACGAGGCACTCGGCGTAATTCATGCAAACTGGTCACCTGTCCCGGGACGTATTAAGGATTTTATTTCTGTTCCCAAATCGAATAATTATCAATCCATGCATACAACTGTGATCGGGCCGCGAGATCATTTTATTGAGATCCAGATTCGTACGGAAGAGATGGACCGTATTGCCATGGAAGGTGTCGCTGCGCACTGGGCCTATAAAGAGGGCCAGAATGCCTCTGCCAGTGATACCAGGCTGTTTACTGAACTGAAAAGTCTGGTGAAGACGCTTCAGGAGGTTGATGATCCAAGAGAATTTCTGGAATCAGTTCATGGCGAGTTGGATACTCCTGAGGTGTATGCACTTACTCCAGCCGGTGAAGTAAAAGAGTTACCGACGGATTCCAGCCCCATTGATTTTGCCTATGCAATTCATACCGAGGTCGGTGATCACTGTATCGGTGCCAAAGTGAATGGCAAGCTTGTCCCCTTGAAATATATGATTCAGAATGGGGACATCATAGAAATTGTGACATCCAAAAACCAACGTCCCCGTAGGGGGTGGCTTGAACTGGTAAAAACCAGTCGGGCACGTTCCCGGGTACGTTCGTGGCTCCGCCGGGAAGACCGAGAAAAAGCTCTTAATCTTGGCCGTGAAATTTGCGAAAAAGAACTTAAAAACTACGACACCACCTTGAAAAAAATGGTGAAGAGCGGTCATGTGAAGCTCCTGTTAAGGGATCTTCACTGCAACTCTTTGGAAGATATGCTGGCTAAGGTCGGCAGTGGGACGATCACCATTCCTCATCTGATCAAGACTCTTCAGCCTCCGGAAATCAGAAGGGAAGAGGAGGAACGAAGGCTCAGTGAAAGCGGTCACGTTGGTGATACGCAGACAGCAGTCTCTCCTGAGCGTAAGAAGCTGATCCCTGGTTCCGCTATCCATATTGATGGGATTGACGATATGATGATAAAAATCAGTCGCTGCTGCAATCCTGTCCCGGGTGATCCCATCATTGGCTTTATCACTAACGGCCGGGGAATTTCTGTTCATAAGGCAGAATGTGCCAATCTCCTTGCGACAGATTCACAGCGCTGGATGGATGTTGAATGGTCAAGTCATCAGGACAGTGGGCATCGGGTTGAAATTCAGGTCAGTGCCGAGAATAGCAAGGGAATATTTGCTGCCATAAGCAGCGTGATTAGTGCCGATGATGCTGATATTGTTGAGATAACAGCTAAGACAACCCCTGCTGATACAGCAGATCTTCACATAGCCGTCGAGGTTGAGGGGCTGGAGCATCTGCAGCGAGTTCTCCAGCATCTCCGTCAGATCGAGCAGGTTATAACTGCCAGGCGTGTCTGA
- a CDS encoding type II toxin-antitoxin system Phd/YefM family antitoxin, with protein sequence MKENITAMYARKNFGRLLDKTALLGESYVIERAGRPMAALVSVSRLEDLQAGGVAMGGALEKLIKKIKDPKSKKLEKAIAEARSAAADLLL encoded by the coding sequence GTGAAAGAGAATATTACTGCAATGTATGCCAGAAAAAATTTTGGTCGTTTGCTGGATAAAACGGCTCTTCTCGGTGAATCCTATGTTATTGAACGGGCGGGGCGTCCCATGGCCGCTCTTGTCTCAGTTTCCCGCCTTGAGGATTTACAGGCCGGTGGTGTGGCAATGGGAGGGGCTCTTGAAAAGCTCATAAAAAAGATTAAAGATCCCAAATCAAAAAAGCTGGAGAAGGCTATAGCTGAAGCCAGATCTGCTGCAGCCGATCTTCTTCTGTAA
- a CDS encoding Smr/MutS family protein — protein MHSCNICGNEIDFRTVRCPYCGNDQEIESMGHVRPEKKIFRLKTVNLEQGLPTVEQALNRLKNEISTARLEQITVLTLIHGYGSSGKGGIIRLECRKTLQYLLSGGEIEAVVFGEEFSHRQPSVKQLLRRFPELLRNPHLNNHNKGITLVVLLP, from the coding sequence ATGCACTCCTGTAATATCTGTGGCAATGAGATCGATTTTCGAACTGTACGCTGTCCTTACTGCGGAAATGATCAGGAAATTGAAAGTATGGGGCACGTCAGGCCCGAAAAGAAGATTTTCCGTTTAAAAACAGTCAATCTTGAGCAGGGATTACCCACGGTGGAACAGGCCCTTAACCGGCTTAAGAATGAAATTAGCACAGCTCGTTTAGAACAAATTACTGTGCTCACGTTGATTCACGGGTATGGATCCAGTGGAAAAGGTGGAATTATACGTCTGGAGTGTAGAAAAACTCTCCAGTATCTTTTGAGCGGTGGAGAAATAGAAGCCGTTGTTTTTGGTGAGGAATTCAGCCACCGTCAACCCTCTGTGAAACAATTGTTGCGTCGATTTCCGGAGCTTTTACGCAATCCTCATCTGAATAATCATAATAAAGGTATCACCCTTGTGGTCCTGCTGCCCTGA
- a CDS encoding FKBP-type peptidyl-prolyl cis-trans isomerase, translating to MKRFAGLALVISLSVPALGFAVETEMSELKTFKDKLSYSLGVDMGSYLNGIGEELDYEKLQLGLKDGFEGNQALLTPEEMESVQKEFAEKMKAEQEAQLKALQEKNKTDGDAYLAANKAKTGVIVTESGLQYEVLKEGSGAVPTAEDTVTVHYKGTMIDGKVFDDSNARGEAATFGVTQVIPGWSEVLQLMKEGASYRVVIPPSLAYGEQGVPPMIEPNSVLVFEVDLISVEKAEKQ from the coding sequence ATGAAGCGATTTGCCGGATTAGCCCTTGTTATCAGTCTTTCTGTCCCAGCTCTTGGTTTTGCAGTCGAGACCGAAATGAGTGAACTGAAAACATTTAAAGATAAACTCAGCTACAGTCTGGGCGTTGATATGGGAAGTTATTTGAACGGAATAGGAGAAGAGCTTGATTATGAAAAACTCCAGCTTGGCTTAAAAGACGGCTTTGAGGGAAATCAAGCTCTTTTGACACCTGAAGAAATGGAGAGTGTGCAGAAGGAATTTGCCGAAAAAATGAAGGCAGAGCAGGAAGCTCAATTGAAGGCTTTGCAGGAAAAGAATAAAACAGATGGTGACGCCTACCTTGCAGCAAATAAAGCAAAGACAGGAGTGATCGTTACAGAGAGTGGTCTTCAGTATGAAGTTTTAAAAGAAGGAAGCGGCGCTGTCCCTACCGCTGAAGATACGGTAACGGTTCATTACAAAGGTACCATGATCGACGGAAAAGTCTTTGATGATTCCAATGCACGGGGAGAGGCTGCAACCTTTGGTGTTACTCAGGTCATTCCCGGTTGGAGTGAAGTGCTGCAGTTGATGAAAGAGGGTGCAAGCTATCGTGTTGTTATTCCACCGTCTCTGGCGTACGGAGAGCAGGGCGTACCTCCAATGATTGAGCCAAATTCCGTTCTCGTATTCGAAGTCGATTTAATCTCTGTTGAGAAAGCTGAAAAGCAATAA
- a CDS encoding nitroreductase family protein, which yields MKISLTIDQETCKKCYSCIAECPFDLINQDQEGYPQLRKAAVKRCIRCGHCMAVCTVDALDISISPLSQSISVDKTLLPSPDSVKHFLESRRSIRTYKKKIVEHSILEQILDVSCYSPSAHNSQPVHWIMVEDPAKVKRIAGMVVDYMRDIKIFPGLIRAWDQGVDKVLRGAPHLAVAHAAPKGSEHIVEDCTLATAYLDLAAHSHGIGSCWAGFLVQAIHFNYQPVIDELELPENHKVYTALMLGYPKFLYRHIPQRDPVNVTWR from the coding sequence ATGAAGATTAGCCTTACTATCGATCAGGAAACCTGTAAAAAATGCTATTCCTGTATTGCAGAATGTCCCTTCGACCTTATTAATCAGGACCAGGAGGGCTATCCTCAGTTGCGCAAAGCTGCGGTTAAACGATGTATCCGTTGTGGGCATTGCATGGCTGTCTGTACGGTCGATGCACTCGATATTTCCATATCACCCCTAAGTCAAAGTATATCCGTGGATAAAACGCTGCTGCCGAGCCCTGATTCGGTAAAGCATTTTCTTGAGAGCAGACGCTCTATTCGTACCTATAAAAAGAAGATTGTTGAGCATTCTATTCTCGAGCAGATCCTGGATGTCAGTTGCTATTCGCCAAGTGCTCATAACTCTCAACCAGTTCACTGGATAATGGTTGAGGATCCCGCAAAAGTAAAACGTATCGCCGGAATGGTTGTTGATTATATGCGTGATATCAAGATTTTTCCTGGACTGATTCGTGCCTGGGACCAGGGGGTTGATAAGGTTTTACGTGGGGCACCTCATCTTGCCGTTGCTCATGCTGCCCCAAAGGGGAGTGAACATATTGTTGAGGATTGTACCCTGGCCACGGCATATCTGGATCTTGCTGCGCACAGTCATGGCATCGGCAGCTGCTGGGCAGGTTTTCTTGTGCAGGCTATTCACTTCAACTACCAGCCGGTTATTGACGAACTTGAGCTTCCTGAGAATCATAAAGTGTATACAGCGCTGATGCTTGGGTATCCAAAATTTCTCTATCGCCATATCCCTCAGCGAGATCCAGTGAACGTTACCTGGAGGTGA